One segment of Pyrococcus sp. ST04 DNA contains the following:
- a CDS encoding tRNA (guanine(10)-N(2))-dimethyltransferase produces MELFEVVEGKARILVPKAESIYDSPVFYNPRMALNRDIVVLLLNVLKPKIVLDALSATGVRGIRFALETPAEEIWLNDISEEAYNLMKKNVLLNFSGRLLEENGRAILENEKKIVINHDDANRLMAEKHRYFHFIDLDPFGSPMEFLDTALRSVKRKGILGVTATDGAPLCGAHPKACLRKYLAVPLRGELCHEVGTRILVGVIARYAAKYDLGIEVLLAYYKDHYFRAFVRLRDGAKKGDESLENLGYIYFDEKTGKFEIERGFLPTKPNAYGPVWLGPLKNEEIVAQMFELVREGFPLAKSRAALKLLHMLHEELDIPLFYDTHAIGKRIKTETKKLGEIIKALWQMGYRASRTHFSPTGIKTDAPYEVFVEVMKKI; encoded by the coding sequence ATGGAGCTTTTTGAAGTTGTTGAAGGAAAGGCAAGGATTCTTGTCCCAAAAGCTGAAAGCATATATGACTCTCCAGTATTTTATAATCCAAGGATGGCCCTAAATAGAGATATAGTGGTATTGCTTTTAAACGTTTTAAAGCCGAAAATCGTGCTTGATGCCCTTTCGGCGACTGGAGTTAGAGGAATAAGATTTGCACTGGAAACGCCGGCCGAGGAAATCTGGCTTAATGATATAAGTGAGGAGGCATATAACTTAATGAAAAAGAACGTTCTCCTAAACTTTTCTGGAAGACTGTTGGAAGAGAATGGTAGGGCTATCCTCGAAAACGAAAAAAAGATAGTGATAAACCATGATGACGCCAACAGGCTTATGGCTGAAAAGCACAGGTACTTCCATTTCATAGACTTGGATCCATTCGGTTCCCCAATGGAGTTCTTGGATACGGCTCTGAGAAGCGTTAAGAGGAAGGGCATTCTGGGAGTGACAGCGACGGATGGCGCTCCCCTCTGTGGAGCTCATCCTAAGGCATGTCTCAGAAAGTACCTGGCGGTTCCACTCAGGGGTGAGCTCTGCCATGAAGTCGGGACGAGAATACTGGTTGGCGTTATAGCAAGATATGCCGCAAAGTATGACCTAGGTATTGAAGTTCTTCTCGCATACTATAAAGACCACTACTTCAGAGCTTTTGTCAGGCTTAGAGATGGGGCGAAGAAAGGAGATGAAAGCTTGGAAAATCTCGGCTACATATACTTCGACGAAAAAACAGGAAAGTTTGAAATAGAGAGGGGTTTTCTGCCAACTAAGCCAAACGCTTATGGTCCAGTTTGGCTTGGTCCTCTTAAGAACGAGGAAATCGTAGCTCAGATGTTTGAGTTAGTAAGGGAGGGCTTTCCGTTGGCTAAGTCCAGGGCAGCCTTGAAGTTACTTCACATGCTCCATGAAGAACTTGACATCCCCCTATTTTACGATACCCATGCCATTGGAAAGAGGATAAAAACTGAAACCAAGAAGTTGGGGGAGATAATAAAGGCCCTCTGGCAGATGGGTTATAGAGCAAGTAGAACCCACTTTTCTCCAACGGGTATAAAAACAGATGCTCCCTATGAGGTATTTGTAGAAGTTATGAAAAAGATCTAG
- a CDS encoding 50S ribosomal protein L35ae, producing MRIKGVVLSYRRSKENQHTNVMIIKPLNINSREEASQLIGRLVIWKSPSGKVLKGKIVRVHGTRGAVRARFEKGLPGQALGDYVEIL from the coding sequence ATGAGAATAAAGGGAGTTGTTTTAAGCTATAGAAGAAGCAAAGAGAACCAGCACACTAATGTAATGATAATTAAGCCCCTCAACATTAACAGCAGAGAAGAAGCTTCTCAACTAATCGGAAGGCTCGTGATATGGAAGAGTCCAAGCGGAAAGGTACTCAAGGGGAAGATAGTTAGAGTTCACGGAACTAGGGGAGCCGTAAGGGCGAGATTCGAAAAAGGCCTTCCAGGCCAGGCTCTCGGAGATTATGTTGAGATTCTTTAA
- a CDS encoding phosphorylating glyceraldehyde-3-phosphate dehydrogenase, whose translation MKVKVGVNGYGTIGKRVAYAVMKQDDMELIGVTKTKPDFEAYRAKELGIPVYAASEEFLPRFEKAGFEVEGTLNDLLEKVDVIVDATPGGMGAKNKPLYEKAGVKAVFQGGEKADVAEVSFVAQANYEKALGKDYVRVVSCNTTGLVRTLSAIQEYIDYVYAVMIRRAADPNDIKRGPINAIKPSVTVPSHHGPDVQTVIPINIETSAFVVPTTIMHVHSIMVELKKPIEAKDVINIFESTTRVLLFEKEKGFESTAQLIEFARDLHREWNNLYEIAVWKESVSVRNGRLFYIQAVHQESDVIPENIDAIRAMFELADKWESIRKTNKSLGILK comes from the coding sequence ATGAAAGTCAAGGTGGGGGTTAATGGTTACGGAACCATAGGGAAAAGGGTTGCCTATGCCGTTATGAAACAGGACGATATGGAGCTTATAGGGGTCACAAAAACAAAGCCAGACTTTGAAGCTTATAGAGCTAAAGAACTAGGAATTCCAGTCTATGCAGCTAGTGAGGAATTCCTTCCACGCTTCGAGAAGGCTGGGTTCGAAGTAGAGGGGACACTAAACGACCTCCTTGAAAAAGTTGACGTCATAGTTGATGCAACTCCAGGAGGTATGGGAGCGAAGAACAAACCACTATACGAAAAAGCCGGTGTTAAGGCTGTTTTTCAAGGAGGAGAGAAGGCTGATGTGGCAGAAGTATCCTTCGTTGCCCAAGCCAACTATGAAAAGGCTTTGGGAAAGGACTACGTTAGGGTAGTTTCATGCAATACTACTGGACTTGTGAGAACTCTGAGTGCAATCCAAGAATACATAGACTACGTATACGCTGTTATGATCAGGAGGGCTGCAGATCCAAACGATATAAAGAGAGGCCCAATAAATGCTATAAAGCCCTCGGTAACAGTTCCTTCCCACCACGGACCAGACGTTCAAACTGTTATTCCAATAAACATAGAAACATCTGCATTCGTTGTTCCAACAACTATAATGCATGTGCACTCTATAATGGTTGAACTCAAGAAGCCAATAGAGGCTAAAGACGTTATCAACATTTTCGAAAGCACAACTAGAGTTCTCCTCTTTGAAAAGGAGAAAGGCTTCGAGAGCACGGCTCAGCTTATAGAGTTTGCAAGGGATCTCCACAGGGAATGGAACAACCTGTATGAGATAGCCGTATGGAAAGAAAGCGTAAGCGTTAGGAATGGAAGGTTATTCTACATTCAGGCAGTTCATCAGGAGAGCGATGTTATTCCCGAGAACATAGATGCTATAAGGGCAATGTTCGAGCTCGCGGATAAGTGGGAAAGCATCAGAAAGACCAACAAGAGTCTTGGAATTCTCAAGTGA
- a CDS encoding family 4B encapsulin nanocompartment shell protein — MGNLPKGLSNQLIDLITAAINELKEDGLEPDIMLVGPEFKNYITPDILAIINLKIYEIKELGADAVIADSKYLGQLKKASKRISIEPLLQEEEWEEIIKQLPEITEE, encoded by the coding sequence ATGGGGAACTTACCAAAAGGTCTCAGCAACCAGCTTATAGATCTCATTACCGCAGCAATAAACGAACTTAAAGAAGATGGACTCGAGCCAGACATAATGCTAGTCGGACCGGAGTTTAAGAATTATATAACGCCGGATATACTGGCAATAATAAACCTCAAAATATACGAGATCAAAGAACTTGGGGCAGATGCTGTTATTGCAGACTCCAAATATCTTGGGCAACTTAAGAAAGCTTCGAAGAGAATTTCAATAGAGCCGCTTCTTCAAGAGGAAGAATGGGAAGAAATAATAAAGCAACTTCCAGAGATCACTGAAGAGTGA
- a CDS encoding ECF transporter S component produces MDEATLEAYVPYFKAIVVMVAIVYFGYIFVNREKFRVVKTLAVSAIMAALVTVTTMIIRIPIPASQGYLNFGDIMIMLTAVLFGPLVGGFAGGVGSAMADLIGYPSWALFTLIIKGTEGIVVGYITKDNASYARVLLATTLGGLVMVVGYVSVAYLLYGPAGALGELYNDTVQAVSGIIIGGGLGYILRRRLENILTLQ; encoded by the coding sequence ATGGATGAGGCCACGCTTGAGGCTTATGTTCCGTACTTTAAGGCGATAGTGGTGATGGTGGCTATAGTTTATTTTGGCTACATATTCGTAAATAGGGAGAAGTTCAGAGTTGTAAAAACTCTTGCAGTATCGGCTATAATGGCGGCTTTGGTTACTGTAACAACGATGATAATCAGAATACCAATCCCTGCTTCGCAGGGCTATCTAAACTTTGGCGACATAATGATAATGCTGACAGCAGTTCTCTTCGGCCCACTAGTTGGAGGATTCGCAGGCGGAGTAGGGTCAGCAATGGCTGATCTTATAGGGTATCCTTCTTGGGCCTTGTTTACACTGATAATCAAGGGTACTGAAGGAATCGTCGTCGGATACATTACGAAGGACAATGCGAGCTATGCCAGAGTATTGCTTGCAACTACACTCGGAGGACTCGTTATGGTTGTTGGCTACGTTAGCGTTGCATATCTACTGTATGGACCTGCTGGAGCCCTTGGAGAATTATACAACGATACTGTGCAAGCAGTTTCAGGGATAATAATAGGAGGAGGACTTGGATATATCTTAAGAAGGAGGCTTGAAAATATCCTCACTCTTCAGTGA
- a CDS encoding thiamine-phosphate kinase translates to MKEEEIILLFKSEFSKVGNILGDDAGYTRIGDKWLIITADMLVWRTDIPDFMTPREAGKKVVTMNMSDIAAMGARPIGFFFSLGIPKDTDDKTLRGIARGIREGVEEYGVEILSGDTNDSLEIIIDGGAIGIGERLLLRSGAKPGDLVCVTGDLGRPLLALALWLKGEKIPKEVAEKVKNPKARVKEGLKLAKYATSAIDISDGLSKELWEISRKSNVKIIIDPANLPIHPRVLEIAKDPVRMALASGEEFELVFTVPKDEVESIDLDFTIIGEVKEGQGVYIKEKGKIKELPILGWEHFTHHSELYI, encoded by the coding sequence ATGAAAGAGGAAGAGATAATATTGCTATTCAAATCAGAATTCTCTAAAGTTGGAAACATCCTTGGAGATGATGCTGGTTATACAAGAATTGGGGATAAGTGGCTTATCATAACGGCAGACATGCTCGTTTGGAGAACAGACATTCCAGACTTCATGACTCCAAGAGAGGCCGGGAAAAAAGTTGTAACTATGAACATGAGCGACATTGCCGCGATGGGGGCTAGGCCAATAGGATTCTTTTTTTCCCTAGGAATCCCTAAGGACACCGATGATAAAACCCTCAGAGGTATAGCAAGAGGAATAAGAGAAGGTGTGGAGGAGTATGGAGTAGAAATACTTAGTGGGGACACTAATGACTCTCTCGAGATTATAATAGATGGAGGTGCCATAGGTATCGGGGAGAGGTTATTACTAAGGAGCGGAGCAAAGCCAGGAGATCTTGTCTGCGTTACCGGAGATTTAGGAAGACCCCTTCTTGCCCTAGCACTTTGGCTTAAAGGGGAGAAAATCCCAAAGGAAGTCGCCGAGAAAGTTAAGAATCCAAAGGCTAGGGTGAAGGAAGGCCTCAAACTCGCAAAGTATGCTACATCAGCTATTGACATAAGCGATGGCCTATCAAAAGAATTATGGGAGATATCAAGAAAAAGTAACGTAAAGATCATAATAGATCCCGCTAACCTCCCCATTCATCCAAGGGTTCTTGAAATCGCTAAAGATCCCGTAAGAATGGCACTTGCAAGTGGTGAAGAGTTCGAGCTTGTGTTCACAGTACCAAAAGACGAAGTTGAAAGCATAGATCTGGACTTCACTATAATAGGGGAAGTAAAGGAGGGGCAAGGGGTTTATATAAAGGAGAAAGGCAAGATTAAAGAGCTCCCAATTCTTGGGTGGGAGCATTTCACACATCATTCGGAACTCTATATTTAG
- the otg gene encoding methylated-DNA--protein-cysteine methyltransferase, with product MLTIREFTVKAKKIYIGTIWDKRILGIAFSLDGRKFLEDRIQNLAEFLRKRGVRVKLNTKDSEYPELVYQTLVGRIENHEMLDKLSFLGVTPFERRVYEWLVKNVKRGQVVTYGELAKALETSPRAIGNAMKRNPYPIVVPCHRVISRKNPFMYTPKPEYKKFLLEVEGWIN from the coding sequence ATGCTCACAATAAGAGAGTTTACAGTAAAAGCGAAAAAGATATACATAGGGACAATATGGGATAAAAGGATACTCGGAATAGCGTTCTCCCTTGATGGTCGAAAATTCTTAGAGGACAGGATTCAAAATCTAGCGGAATTCTTGAGAAAGAGGGGTGTGAGAGTAAAGTTAAACACGAAAGACTCAGAATATCCAGAGTTAGTATACCAAACACTCGTAGGTAGAATTGAAAACCACGAAATGCTAGATAAACTCTCATTTTTGGGAGTGACACCCTTTGAGAGAAGGGTTTACGAGTGGCTTGTGAAAAACGTTAAAAGGGGACAGGTTGTAACGTATGGCGAGCTTGCTAAAGCTCTTGAGACCTCCCCAAGGGCCATAGGAAACGCAATGAAAAGAAACCCATACCCAATTGTAGTTCCCTGCCATAGAGTCATAAGTAGGAAGAACCCTTTCATGTATACCCCAAAGCCAGAATACAAAAAGTTCCTGCTGGAGGTGGAAGGATGGATAAATTAA